The Suncus etruscus isolate mSunEtr1 chromosome 14, mSunEtr1.pri.cur, whole genome shotgun sequence genome contains a region encoding:
- the GOT2 gene encoding aspartate aminotransferase, mitochondrial, with translation MTLLHTGRVLAGVATAFHPGLAAVASARASSWWTHVEMGPPDPILGVTEAFKRDTNSKKMNLGVGAYRDDNGKPYVLPSVRKAEAQIAAKNLDKEYLPIGGLADFCKSSAELALGENNEVLKSGRYVTVQTISGTGALRIGASFLQRFFKFSRDVYLPKPSWGNHTPIFRDAGMQLHGYRYYEPKTCGFDFTGALEDISKMPQQSVLLLHACAHNPTGVDPRPEQWKEIATVVKKNNLFAFFDMAYQGFASGDGNKDAWAVRHFIEQGINVCLCQSYAKNMGLYGERVGAFTVVCKDADEAKRVESQLKILIRPMYSNPPVNGARIAATILTTPDLRKQWLQEVKGMADRIISMRTQLVSNLKKEGSSHNWQHITDQIGMFCFTGLKPEQVERLTKEFSVYMTKDGRISVAGVTSGNVGYLAHAIHQVTK, from the exons TTCCTGGTGGACCCATGTGGAGATGGGACCCCCAGATCCCATCCTGGGAGTCACAGAAGCCTTTAAGAGAGACACCAACAGCAAGAAGATGAATCTAGGCGTGGGCGCCTACCGGGATGATAATGGAAAACCTTACGTGCTTCCTAGTGTCCGGAAG GCAGAGGCCCAGATTGCTGCAAAAAATTTGGACAAAGAATACCTGCCCATCGGAGGTCTGGCCGACTTCTGTAAATCGTCTGCGGAACTAGCCCTGGGCGAGAACAATGAAGTGTTGAAAAGTGGCCGG TATGTCACCGTGCAGACCATTTCTGGAACTGGGGCCTTACGCATCGGAGCCAGCTTTCTG CAAAGGTTTTTTAAGTTCAGCCGAGATGTCTACCTGCCCAAACCATCGTGGGGGAACCACACCCCAATCTTCAGGGACGCTGGCATGCAGCTCCACGGTTACCGCTACTATGAGCCCAAGACATGTGGCTTTGACTTCACAGGTGCTCTCGAGGACATTTCA aaaatgCCACAGCAGAGTGTCCTCCTCTTGCATGCCTGTGCCCACAACCCCACGGGCGTGGACCCTCGTCCTGAGCAGTGGAAGGAGATTGCAACAGTGGTAAAG AAAAATAACCTCTTTGCCTTCTTCGACATGGCCTATCAAGGCTTTGCCAGTGGTGATGGTAACAAGGATGCTTGGGCCGTGCGCCACTTCATTGAGCAGGGCATCAACGTTTGTCTCTGCCAGTCCTATGCCAAGAACATGGGCTTATATG GGGAGCGCGTGGGGGCCTTTACTGTGGTCTGCAAAGATGCTGATGAAGCCAAAAGGGTGGAGTCACAGTTGAAGATCTTGATTCGTCCCATGTACTCTAACCCCCCTGTCAACGGGGCCCGGATCGCCGCCACCATCCTGACCACCCCTGACCTGCGCAAGCAATG GTTGCAAGAAGTGAAGGGCATGGCTGACCGCATCATTAGCATGCGGACTCAGCTGGTCTCCAACCTCAAGAAGGAGGGCTCCTCCCACAATTGGCAGCACATCACCGATCAGATTGGCATGTTCTGCTTCACAGGGCTAAAGCCTGAGCAG GTGGAACGGCTGACCAAGGAGTTCTCCGTCTACATGACGAAGGATGGCCGCATATCCGTTGCAGGGGTCACCTCCGGAAACGTGGGCTACCTTGCCCATGCCATTCACCAGGTCACCAAGTAA